The proteins below are encoded in one region of Plasmodium relictum strain SGS1 genome assembly, chromosome: 5:
- the DHFR-TS gene encoding bifunctional dihydrofolate reductase-thymidylate synthase, putative, with translation MSEISHIFDIHAICACCKVENKNEKKKNEVFNNNTFRGIGNKCDLPWKSIPLDMKYFTTVTTYVDESKYGKLKYKREKYLEKTANDTNYLENIMQSSNNLQNVVVMGRTSWESIPKKYKPLDNRINVVLSKTLKKEDIKEDDVIVINNVDDLLLLLRKLKYYKCFIIGGAIVYNEFLQRNLIKKIYFTRINSTYECDVFFPEIKDTEYEITSLSDVYNYKGVTLNFVIYKRKKELLNNRNLNEYNKETDRYFLDIPNNCFNGKNDYKNIDDEDDYVYFNFINTKEKKNFEACEDFKIYNSLKYKYHPEYQYLNIVYDVITSGNKQNDRTGVGILSKFGYMMKFDLSQYFPLLTTKKVFIRGIIEELLWFIRGETNGNTLLNKNVRIWEANGTREFLDNRKLFDREVNDLGPIYGFQWRHFGAEYTNMHDNYENKGIDQLKNIINLIKNEPTSRRIILCAWNVKDLDQMALPPCHILCQFYVFDGKLSCIMYQRSCDLGLGVPFNIASYSIFTYMIAQVCNLQPAQFIHILGNAHVYNNHVDSLKKQLNRIPYPFPTLKLNPDIKNIEDFTCSDFTIENYVHHDKISMDMAA, from the coding sequence ATGAGTGAAATATCGCATATTTTCGATATACATGCCATATGTGCTTGTTGTAAAGttgaaaacaaaaatgagaagaaaaaaaatgaagttttcaataataatacatttaGAGGAATTGGGAATAAGTGTGATTTGCCTTGGAAAAGTATCCCATTAGACATGAAATATTTTACTACAGTAACTACGTATGTTGATGAATCAAAATATGGaaaattgaaatataaaagagagaaatatttagaaaaaacaGCAAACGATACAaattatttagaaaatataatgcaatcatcaaataatttacaaaatGTTGTAGTTATGGGAAGAACTAGCTGGGAAAGCAttccaaaaaaatataagccATTAGATAATAGAATAAATGTTGTATTATCAAAAACactaaaaaaagaagacaTAAAAGAAGATGATGTTATTGTAATTAATAATGTGGATGATTTGCTTCTACtattaagaaaattaaaatattacaaaTGTTTTATTATTGGTGGTGCAATTGTATACAATGAATTTTTACaaagaaatttaataaaaaaaatttattttacaagAATAAATAGCACATATGAATGTGATGTTTTTTTTCCAGAAATTAAGGATACAGAATATGAAATTACATCTCTAAGCGATGTGTATAACTATAAAGGCGTAACATTAAACTTTGTAATTtataagagaaaaaaagaattattaaataatagaaacctcaatgaatataataaagaaacaGATAGATATTTTTTAGATATCCCAAATAATTGTTTCAATGGAAAGaatgattataaaaatatagatgatgaagatgattatgtatattttaattttattaatacaaaagaaaaaaaaaatttcgaaGCATGTGaagattttaaaatatataatagcTTGAAATATAAGTATCATCCTGAATatcaatatttaaatattgtaTATGATGTTATTACGAGTGGGAATAAGCAAAATGATAGAACTGGTGTAGGAATATTAAGTAAGTTTGGATACATGATGAAATTTGATTTAAGTCaatattttcctttattgACAACCAAAAAAGTGTTCATAAGAGGAATCATAGAAGAATTACTTTGGTTTATAAGAGGGGAAACTAATGGAAATACTTTGTTGAATAAAAACGTAAGAATATGGGAAGCTAATGGAACAAGGGAATTTCTAGataatagaaaattattCGATAGAGAAGTTAATGATTTGGGACCCATTTATGGTTTTCAATGGAGACATTTCGGTGCTGAATACACTAATATGCAtgataattatgaaaataaggGAATAgatcaattaaaaaatatcatcaatttaataaaaaatgagcCCACTAGTAGAAGAATTATTTTATGCGCATGGAATGTAAAAGATTTGGATCAAATGGCATTGCCACCTTGCCATATTTTATGTCAATTTTATGTCTTTGATGGAAAATTATCGTGCATTATGTATCAGAGGTCATGTGATTTGGGATTAGGAGTCCCTTTTAATATTGCATCATATtcaatttttacttatatgaTTGCTCAAGTGTGCAATTTACAACCTGCACAGTTCATACATATTTTGGGAAATGCACATGTATATAACAATCATGTAGATAgcttaaaaaaacaattaaacAGAATACCTTATCCTTTTCCAACTCTTAAATTAAATCCAGATATAAAGAATATTGAAGACTTTACGTGTTCCGATTTTACAATAGAAAATTATGTGCATCATGATAAAATTTCTATGGATATGGCCgcataa
- a CDS encoding LETM1-like protein, putative produces the protein MRFSKIKINNYLFIKRCANIKRESLYNYHKLTKENDVNLFFKNIKNEKEKCFKSKLNMNKSPYVNIMSKNIFLIQDKCDSNKKVNFNYYNNILNENKFNAIKENFIKKSVRKSCFSTQSNGLRENDIFQNNKNNENSKKEESQEKIKKEIQCDSNNYNNSNNKKKNDNDNNNNTSNSINNDNNKSESKYNSFGNSEDINMINMLKKKKVKKNDNENKLMKIFNKSSNVMRSLFSYLKKGCWEIKNVILQPSLLIVYYNNMKKNVKHTLVWVKTGILLFLTNMKISKNLIIKRLKGHRLSYSEYKLLIRTMNDMFKLIPFSFFIIIPFAEFLLPVFLKIYPNLLPSTFKNDDNFNNIKKNLYAKQQLAKFLQQLIEEKEKQLNENIDIDSDKKKTILNKFHQQLINKDEEDINPFLSVADTLKIAKIFKEDFVLDQMNLKTLQTICHLLGLKPYGMHYHVVLQLRHHFLRLQREDRELIYEGVDNLKKNTLIEICKDRGMNFNTSEKEMKLQIQQWLQLASIKEVPYILLLYIRCVVVTHAIMDIHDSNKISNIPNEKNAKSSNINDKQKLIQEAKEKLDDLKMKEEEIKKNINKETDEEITEHKEKKMKMHFLKKNKYMQNELNLLKHICDLQHKELKIAFTSLTDLAEKKQSCDINEIIKNMSARLLDIEKHISELNAHKQVEMDEYFYPEDEKSDDIMNLKN, from the exons atgagaTTTAgcaaaataaagataaataattacctttttataaaaagatgTGCTAATATTAAAAGGGAATCGCTCTATAATTATCATAAACTtacaaaagaaaatgatgtaaatttattttttaaaaatataaagaatgaaaaagaaaaatgttttaagagtaaattaaatatgaataaatccccatatgtaaatattatgagtaaaaatattttcttgaTTCAAGATAAATGtgattcaaataaaaaagtaaattttaattattataataatatactaaatgaaaataagttTAATgcaataaaagaaaattttataaaaaaaagtgtaaGAAAAAGTTGCTTTTCTACTCAATCGAACGGTTTAAGagaaaatgatatatttcaaaataacaaaaataatgaaaactcaaaaaaagaagaatcacaagaaaaaataaaaaaagaaatacaaTGTGATAgcaataattataataatagtaataataagaagaaaaacgataatgataataataataatacaagtaatagtataaataatgataataataaatctgaaagtaaatataattcatttGGAAATTCAGAAGATATAAATATGATtaatatgttaaaaaaaaaaaaagtgaaaaaaaatgataatgaaaataaattaatgaaaatttttaataagagTTCAAATGTAATGcgttctttattttcttactTAAAAAAAGGGTGCtgggaaataaaaaatgtcaTATTGCAACcatctttattaattgtttattataataatatgaaaaaaaatgtaaaacaTACATTAGTTTGGGTCAAAACAGGcattcttctatttttaacgaatatgaaaatatcaaaaaactTAATTATTAAGAGACTAAAAGGGCACAGACTATCTTATTCTGAATATAAATTGTTGATAAGAACAATGAATGATATGTTTAAATTAATtccattttcattttttattattattccaTTTGCTGAATTTTTACTTCCTGtctttttgaaaatatatcCGAATTTATTGCCTTCTACCtttaaaaatgatgataattttaataacataaaaaaaaatttatatgcaAAGCAGCAGTTGGCAAAATTTTTACAGCAGTTAATtgaggaaaaagaaaaacagtTAAACGAAAACATTGATATAGATTCagataagaaaaaaacaattttaaataaatttcatCAGCAATTAATTAATAAGGatgaagaagatattaatccATTTTTAAGCGTAGCAGATACATTAAAGATagcaaaaatttttaaagaagATTTCGTATTAGAtcaaatgaatttaaaaacattACAAACAATATGTCATTTACTAGGTTTAAAGCCATATGGAATGCATTATCATGTAGTTTTACAGCTAAGACATCATTTTTTGAGATTACAGAGAGAAGATAGAGAATTAATTTATGAAGGAgttgataatttaaaaaaaaatacattaataGAAATTTGCAAGGATAGAGGTATGAATTTTAATACAtcagaaaaagaaatgaaattaCAAATCCAGCAATGGTTGCAATTAGCTAGTATAAAAGAAGTCCCATATATATTACTTTTGTATATTAGATGTGTAGTTGTTACTCATGCTATAATGGATATACATGATTCTAATAAAATATCTAATATaccaaatgaaaaaaatgccAAATCatcaaatataaatgataaacaaaaattaattcaagAAGCCAAAGAAAAATTAgatgatttaaaaatgaaagaagaagaaattaaaaaaaatattaacaaaGAGACAGATGAAGAAATTACTGagcataaagaaaaaaaaatgaaaatgcattttcttaaaaaaaacaaatatatgcAAAATGAATTAAACTTGTTAAAACACATTTGTGATTTGCAGCataa agAATTGAAAATTGCCTTCACATCATTAACTGATTTAGCTGAAAAAAAGCAATCAT gtgatattaatgaaataataaaaaatatgtctGCAAGATTGTTAGACATTGAAAAACACATAAGTGAATTAAATGCTCATAAGCAAGTAGAAATG gaTGAATACTTTTATCCTGAAGATGAGAAAAGTGATGATattatgaatttaaaaaactaG